One Opitutus sp. ER46 genomic region harbors:
- a CDS encoding ROK family protein, giving the protein MNVLGIDIGGSALKGAPVNTLTGELLAERHRIATPDTLSPKEMAASVGELARHFRWRGPIGVGFPGVVHGTRILTAANLHKGFVGCDAGKLFAGATRCRVAVTNDAAAAAMAEMRFGAGEGFDGKVLILTLGTGVGSAVAFGGVVVPFELGHLPWKGKDAEKHVAASVREQKDLTWKEWGGRLHHYVAILERVIWPELIIVGGGVSSKHHKFFKYIKPRARLVPAEFFNEAGIVGAALAATAVHARKR; this is encoded by the coding sequence ATGAACGTACTCGGCATCGACATCGGTGGCTCGGCGCTCAAAGGCGCGCCGGTGAACACGCTCACGGGCGAATTGCTTGCGGAGCGGCACCGTATCGCGACACCGGACACGCTGTCGCCGAAGGAGATGGCGGCGAGCGTGGGCGAGCTGGCGCGGCATTTCCGGTGGCGCGGGCCGATCGGCGTGGGTTTTCCCGGCGTGGTGCACGGAACCCGGATTCTGACGGCGGCGAACCTGCACAAAGGGTTCGTGGGGTGCGATGCGGGGAAGCTGTTCGCCGGGGCGACGCGTTGTCGTGTGGCGGTGACCAACGACGCGGCCGCGGCGGCGATGGCGGAGATGCGTTTCGGTGCCGGCGAGGGGTTTGATGGCAAGGTGTTGATCCTGACGCTCGGGACCGGCGTGGGCTCGGCGGTCGCATTCGGCGGGGTCGTGGTGCCGTTCGAGCTGGGGCATCTGCCGTGGAAAGGGAAGGATGCCGAGAAACATGTGGCGGCGTCGGTGCGCGAGCAGAAGGATCTTACCTGGAAAGAGTGGGGCGGGCGGTTGCACCACTACGTTGCGATCCTCGAACGGGTGATCTGGCCGGAGCTGATCATCGTGGGCGGCGGCGTGAGCTCGAAGCACCACAAGTTCTTCAAGTACATCAAGCCGCGGGCGCGGCTGGTGCCGGCGGAGTTCTTCAACGAGGCGGGGATTGTTGGGGCGGCGCTGGCGGCGACGGCGGTGCACGCGCGAAAACGCTGA
- a CDS encoding peptidylprolyl isomerase — MPRVVSFHYTLRDPSGRVLDTSAGNDPITYIEGAGQIIPGLDQQLRDAQLDEKRKVIVPAAQAYGERDPEQVQRVKRELLPIDGELKVGDQFQAGADRHAPIVTVTAIEGEDVVLDANHPLAGVELTFDVQVTAVREATEAEQQRGHVHGGEGCCGGGGGECGCGGH, encoded by the coding sequence ATGCCACGCGTCGTTAGCTTCCACTACACCCTCCGCGATCCGTCCGGTCGGGTGCTCGACACCTCCGCTGGGAACGATCCCATCACGTACATTGAAGGGGCGGGTCAGATCATTCCCGGACTCGATCAGCAGCTGCGGGATGCGCAGCTGGATGAGAAGCGGAAAGTGATCGTGCCGGCGGCGCAGGCGTATGGCGAACGCGACCCCGAGCAGGTGCAGCGCGTGAAACGCGAGCTGTTGCCGATCGATGGCGAACTCAAGGTTGGTGATCAGTTCCAAGCGGGTGCGGACCGGCACGCTCCGATCGTGACCGTGACCGCGATCGAAGGTGAGGATGTGGTGCTGGATGCGAACCATCCTCTGGCCGGAGTTGAGCTGACTTTTGACGTGCAGGTGACCGCGGTGCGCGAAGCCACCGAAGCCGAGCAGCAGCGCGGCCATGTTCATGGCGGCGAAGGCTGTTGCGGCGGTGGTGGCGGTGAGTGCGGTTGCGGCGGGCACTGA